The region AACAAAATCCGGTCGGACAAGCCGCCTTCCCGCTGAAGACGGACAGCAAAAAGGTGATCGCGGAATACAACGGCGGTAAAGTGACCGAGGGTGAATTTAACCTGTATCTGAACATTCTCGGCTTTTTTCAGCCGCAAGTCTCGATGATGATCCAAATGCCCGGCATGAAGCAGGAAATCGCCAAGCAATACATTGGGGAAATGATGGTTGCCCGTCAAGTGGGGGACAGTGCGGAGTTCCAGAAAAAAGCGGATGAAACAATGAAAAAGTTGGAGGAACAGGCCAAACAATCCTTGGGCAATCCCAAGGAATCCTTCGATCAGATTTTGCGGAAAGCGGGGATTACCAAGCCCCAGCTAAAAGACTTCATCATTCGCGGTGAAAAGGTGTCCGCCTACTTTGAGAAGCAAATCAAACCCGAGCAGTTGAAAGCCGAATACGACAAATCGGATCAGTTTTACACCGTCAAGGCCAATCACATATTGATCTCCGTTCAAGACGGCAAGCGATCTGATGCCGATGCCAAGAAACGAGCGCTGGAAGTTAAGCAGAAATTGGAGAAGGGCGGGGATTTCGCCCAGTTGGCGAAGCAGTACTCGGATGATCCCGGCTCCAAAAATACGGGAGGCCTTATCGAAGGTAAACCTGGGGATTTCGCCCCGGAATTCGCCAATGCGGTGAAAACTCTGCCGTTAAATAAAATCAGCGACCCGGTCAAAACGATGTACGGTTATCACATCATCAAAGTGACGGAGCGGAAAAAGCAACCGTTTGACCAGGTCAAAGACGAAGTGAAACAAATGCTGCTCGAAAAGATCTACAAGGAGTACCTGGCTAAAAACGTGAAGGTGTCCAAGTGGAACCTGCCGAAAGAACCGCAACCGCCCCTTCCGGGATCGGGAATGACCGGTGGACAAGGACAACCCGCTGCTCC is a window of Polycladomyces subterraneus DNA encoding:
- a CDS encoding peptidylprolyl isomerase encodes the protein MRRMNKGLAALLALLLMVSIFATACGADKDQTTSGQKQNPVGQAAFPLKTDSKKVIAEYNGGKVTEGEFNLYLNILGFFQPQVSMMIQMPGMKQEIAKQYIGEMMVARQVGDSAEFQKKADETMKKLEEQAKQSLGNPKESFDQILRKAGITKPQLKDFIIRGEKVSAYFEKQIKPEQLKAEYDKSDQFYTVKANHILISVQDGKRSDADAKKRALEVKQKLEKGGDFAQLAKQYSDDPGSKNTGGLIEGKPGDFAPEFANAVKTLPLNKISDPVKTMYGYHIIKVTERKKQPFDQVKDEVKQMLLEKIYKEYLAKNVKVSKWNLPKEPQPPLPGSGMTGGQGQPAAPSQ